The sequence CGGCAGTTGGCGTAACCGCCGGCGCAGGCTGCCGGTCACCCGCAGTGCCCGGGCCAGCGTGCGCGGCGACTGGCTGCCGCGTTCTCCGGCGTCTTCGGCGCCGGTCATGGCCTCGTCGATCCAGCCGAGTTCGGCGTTGACCTCGGCCAGCGCGGCGAGGGTGAGACCTTCCTCGGTGGCGAACGCCAGCGCCCCGGAGTCGCTGTTCGACAGCGCGGCGGCGCGTTCCCGGCAGAGTGCGAGTGACTCCCGGGCGGAGTTCAGGGCGTCGTCGAGTTGACCCCGTTCCAGGAACGCGAAGACCGTACTGCGCAGGTATTCGTCGGCGTTGCGTTCGTTGCGTCGGCGCCGTCCCTCGGTGAGTTCCCGCCGGGCGCGCTGCTGCTCCGGGCTCGTCAGGTGGCTGCCGAGATGGGTGGCGGCGTAGGCGTGGACGTAGACCGGCACCCGGAAGGTCAGCAGCCCGGAGTGGTCGTCCACCCGCCGTTCCACGAACCGGGCGGAGGCGAGGCGGTCGAGGAATCGGCCGGCGACGTTTTCGGGCATGGTGCGCTCGGTGAAGGCGCCGTTGAACAGCATCGCCAGCATCCACCGCTCCACCCGGCGCCGGTCGGTCAGGCCGAGCAGGACCAGCGCCTCCCGCTCCTCGCGGGTGAGCAGGGCGAAGGCCAGGTCGAGGATGCCGGAGAAGGCGACGACCTTCTTTCGTTGCAGATCGGTGGCCATGTCCCGCATGCGCCGGACGGCGATCTCCAGGGTCCAGTTCTTGCGTACCGCGAGCACCGCCCCGGCCATCTGGATCGCCACCGGATAGCCGGCCGCGGCGGCCACGATCTGCTTCGCCTCTTCCGGTTCGGCGCCGATCCGGTCGCCCCCGACCAGCCGGTCGAGCAGGGCGGTGGCGGCGTCGTTCCGCAGCGGCTCCAGCGCCACCGGGAACTGTCCGGGGAACCCGGGGACCGCAGCGCGGGCGGTGACCATGGTGAGGCACCCGGGGCCGGCCGGCAACAGTGGTCGGATCTGGTCCGGGTCGCCGATGTTGTCGAGGATGACCAGCACCCGCCGGCGCCGCGTCCGGTCCCGGTACCAGCGGCCGAGATCCGCGCGCTCCGGCATGTCCTCCCGTGGCCCACGTAGGGCCCGCACGAACGTCTCCAACCGGTCCTCGGTCAACTGGTCGTCGGAGCTGTCGAACCGGAGCATCAACTGCCCGTCGGGATACTGGTCCGACACCAGGTGGGCCATCCTGATCGCCAACGCGGTCTTCCCGACCCCGGGTTCGCCGTGGATGACGATCAGCGCGTCGCCGTCCCGGTCGGGCCGGGCAAGGTGGTCACACATCTCATCCAACTCGCGGTCCCGGCCGGCGAGCAGGCCGGGCGGCGGGGGCAGTTCGGCGGGCACGATCCGCTGCCGTCGCGAGCTGCCGGAGGCCAGGTCCAGACCGCCGGGCACGACCGCCATCGCGGGCGCCGCCGCACGGCGGCGACGGATCAGCGTCTGGACTATCCGCGCGACGAACGCACCGACGACGAAGGCCACGACGAACGCGGCGGCCGGGTAGAGATAGTTGTACGTCAAAGTGGTGGCGCTGGGAAAGCCGAACGGTAGCTCGAACGGGATGGAGCGTGCCGCGTCAACCGATCGCATCGCCACTCCTCTGTCGAGTCACTACATCATGCCGCTCCAAGGCAAACCAAAGCCAGGCCGCTGGTCCCTTCGGGATCGATGGTGGTCGCCGGGGACGAGGCACGTAGGTCCTATTGAGGAGCCACTGTGGCCCTTACGGCCGATGCCCTATTGCGGAAAAGATCCGCCAGCCCCGGGCTGATTTCGGGGTCCCGCCGACCCCTGGTCAGCCGATCGGCCGCCGGTGGAAGTGCCGCCATTTGCGTTACGTCCCTGTTCCGCGGATTCGTGGCGGAGCAGTATGGCCCCGGCCGTCGAAGGTCCGCGAGCCGCAGGTCGATCCGGTCCTTTGTGGTGTGAGGCACCGGCTTGCCGCCGCCGAGCACGAGCGGGTGTACGCCCCCCACCGGTGTCGCCGGAAAACCTCTCGATTCGAGCGACGCGGACCGACCACAATGCCACTATGGAACGCGAGCGACTGGTGAAGTTGAGCAAACGGATGTCGAAGGCGCTCCGGCACGATCCCGAGCGGGCCGGCCTGGTGCTCGACCCAGCTGGCTGGACCCCCGTCGACGCCCTGCTCGCCGCCCTACGGATCGAGCGGGCCGAGCTGGACGCGGTCGTCGCCGGCAACGACAAGCAGCGGTTCGCTGTCGAGCGCGGCACCGACGGGGTGTTGCGGATCCGGGCCAACCAGGGCCACTCGGTCCCGGTGGACCTCGGGCTGCCCCCGGTGTCCCCACCGGACCGGCTCTATCACGGCACCAGCGCCGGTGCGCTTGAGTCGATCCGGGCCACCGGCCTGCACCGCGGCGGCCGTCACCACGTCCATCTCTCCGCCGACACCGAGACCGCCCACCGGGTCGGCGCCCGGCGGGCCGGTCGGGTCGTGCTCCTCACCATCGACGCGGCGGCGATGGCCGCCGCCGGGCACGTGTTCCACCGCAGCGCCAACGGCGTCTGGCTCACCGACGCGGTCCCGGCCGGCTATCTGCTCGAGTGAGCCCTGACCTTGTTGTATGGATCGGCGTCGCTGTCGCTCCGAGGGCTTGCCGTGTCGCCGACGTCACGGCCGCCTGATGGCCGGCCCGCCAGTGGTGGTGGTGAACGCCTGTACCCGCTACGGGAGAGGCGGTAGCCCCACCACAGTCGTGATCGACGATGCCATGCTCATCGACGACGAACGGCACGCGATCGCCCGTAGGGCCGGCACCTCCCACACCGCGTTCATCGACACCAGCACAGCGGATCCACCCAGGGTGCGGTTCTTCACCAGCGCCGGGGAACTCACGAACTGCGGGCATGGCATCATCGCCGCGCAGGCCGTGCTGCTGGACCGCAGCGGCGCCACTGAGCACCACGGCCGCCAGTGCACCGGAGGCCGCACCTTCGCCACGACCGCCATCCGGCGCCACGACGGCATCGAGGTCTGGTTCGACCAAGGCGTCATCGC comes from Micromonospora vinacea and encodes:
- a CDS encoding NB-ARC domain-containing protein, whose product is MRSVDAARSIPFELPFGFPSATTLTYNYLYPAAAFVVAFVVGAFVARIVQTLIRRRRAAAPAMAVVPGGLDLASGSSRRQRIVPAELPPPPGLLAGRDRELDEMCDHLARPDRDGDALIVIHGEPGVGKTALAIRMAHLVSDQYPDGQLMLRFDSSDDQLTEDRLETFVRALRGPREDMPERADLGRWYRDRTRRRRVLVILDNIGDPDQIRPLLPAGPGCLTMVTARAAVPGFPGQFPVALEPLRNDAATALLDRLVGGDRIGAEPEEAKQIVAAAAGYPVAIQMAGAVLAVRKNWTLEIAVRRMRDMATDLQRKKVVAFSGILDLAFALLTREEREALVLLGLTDRRRVERWMLAMLFNGAFTERTMPENVAGRFLDRLASARFVERRVDDHSGLLTFRVPVYVHAYAATHLGSHLTSPEQQRARRELTEGRRRRNERNADEYLRSTVFAFLERGQLDDALNSARESLALCRERAAALSNSDSGALAFATEEGLTLAALAEVNAELGWIDEAMTGAEDAGERGSQSPRTLARALRVTGSLRRRLRQLPQAEADLLAAERSVQNADDRDEHIRVLRELTALQAPRKDLETAKGYFDQAQRLCAGGGQSGARQLPAVLLAYAQVLRECGDPAAAATTLADAERLTGDPEGWQRLRRPWIRLHRALTLLDLGKYDQSREFSSAALEGFTTLRHRYGSGNARLALGRAHLADGNLSGATPELEECHGTLRRCGDRWIEAESATWLAVAYHRAGRGQEAVDLLSAAEQAFSKLGDEQGVRRAGRLLWEVESSLPVQPLRPLPGVREWITAVGRQPTDPAGTRAGI
- a CDS encoding RNA 2'-phosphotransferase, yielding MERERLVKLSKRMSKALRHDPERAGLVLDPAGWTPVDALLAALRIERAELDAVVAGNDKQRFAVERGTDGVLRIRANQGHSVPVDLGLPPVSPPDRLYHGTSAGALESIRATGLHRGGRHHVHLSADTETAHRVGARRAGRVVLLTIDAAAMAAAGHVFHRSANGVWLTDAVPAGYLLE